The Deltaproteobacteria bacterium genome includes the window CCCCGGTAGACCTTGCCCCGGGAGCCGTCCACGGTCACGTCGTGACCGTCCAGGGCGCGCAATTTCTCCGGACGCTTGATACCGATGACCGCCGGAATCCCCAACTCGCGCGAGGTGATGGCCGCATGGCTGGTGTCTCCACCGGCGTCGGCCATGATCGCGGATGCGATGCGCATTCCTGGTACCATGTCCGGGTCGGTGCGTTCGGCGACAAGGACGTTGCCCTTGCTGATCTTGTTCAACTCCAGGGCCGACCGCAAATAGCGGACCATGCCCTGACCCGCTCCGCGTGACGCGCCATTGCCTTCCAGGAGCACTTCGGCGTCCTTGGCGGCAACAGGGTCCACTTCCTTGCGGCGCATGAAAATCGTGTGCGGATGGTGCTCCAGTTCCTCGTTCCAACGGGTTTCCGGCCGGGCCTGCACGAACCAGAGACGATCCCACTGATCGATGCAGAATTCGGAATCCATGATCATGCCGCCGTATCCCTTGCTGATGCAGCGCACGCCCTTGGCCACGGACTCGGCCTGGGCCAGGGACAAGGACCAACGGTAGGCCATTTCATCGGGAACGGTCTCGATCTTGGTGCCTCGGCCGGACTCCTTGTAGACAATGCGCTTGTCCTTGCACCCCATGTATCGGATGACCACTTCCTGGCCATCCTCGCGTTGGAACACATAAAATTTATCGGGAGTCACCAAACCGCCGACAACGGCCTCGCCCAATCCGTAACTGGCGTCGATGGACACCAAGTCCTTGCGGATCGTGCCCCGGCAGCCAGTGGCCGTGTCGGCGGAAAAGGCCGTGCCGGAAATGACCGGGTTGATCATGCGCATGATGCACACCGACAACGACGTGTTCTCGATGGCCCATTCCTGCTTGGCCTTGACCGCGATGGCGTCGTCACCGGTTTGTTCGGCCTTGGCCACGGCGTCGAGAATAGCCTCGCGGCGATAAGTCATGGAGCGCAGGTTGTAGGCCGAAGCGCAGTCCCAATGATACGCCTGGGCCACGTAATTTTCTCCCACAATGTTCAGATAGGTGTCCTGGAGACCGGCAAAGGCCTTTTTGCGGCTATCCTCGCCGGCGGCTGAAGAACGCACCGCCACGGGCTCGTTTTCAAGACCGGCTTCCTTGCAGATGTCCAGATACGCCCCGCGCACCGCGTCGGCCACGTCCTTGGGCAGATCCACGGACAAAATGGCCACCTGGACCAAGACGGAACGCTTGCGCAGCTGATCGATACCCTCGGGAGAAACCGCGAAGCCCTCGACCACGTTATTAATGAACGTGCGCAACCGGATCAGGGTCCCATCCTGGCGCTTGGCCGAGTCCTTGGCTTCCTGGGCAATGCGCCGGACAAATTTCTGGAGAAATTCCGAGTCCTTGTTGATCTCGGGGTCATTCCAATCCATGCTGTCGTAGGCCTTGTCCACCGTCGAACGGATGGTCGCGGCGTTGACCTTGGTTTCATCCAAAAGCTTATGGAAGGCGATGGAGGAGATGGCTCGAAATTGTGGTGCCCGAATGCCTTCGATGGTGCTGATGATCGCAGTGTTGTAATTCTTGCCGCCGACCAAAAGCTCGGCGTCCTCGCCAATGGT containing:
- a CDS encoding phosphoenolpyruvate synthase codes for the protein MNTAQIEKIQKQLVLTGKDIVTIGEDAELLVGGKNYNTAIISTIEGIRAPQFRAISSIAFHKLLDETKVNAATIRSTVDKAYDSMDWNDPEINKDSEFLQKFVRRIAQEAKDSAKRQDGTLIRLRTFINNVVEGFAVSPEGIDQLRKRSVLVQVAILSVDLPKDVADAVRGAYLDICKEAGLENEPVAVRSSAAGEDSRKKAFAGLQDTYLNIVGENYVAQAYHWDCASAYNLRSMTYRREAILDAVAKAEQTGDDAIAVKAKQEWAIENTSLSVCIMRMINPVISGTAFSADTATGCRGTIRKDLVSIDASYGLGEAVVGGLVTPDKFYVFQREDGQEVVIRYMGCKDKRIVYKESGRGTKIETVPDEMAYRWSLSLAQAESVAKGVRCISKGYGGMIMDSEFCIDQWDRLWFVQARPETRWNEELEHHPHTIFMRRKEVDPVAAKDAEVLLEGNGASRGAGQGMVRYLRSALELNKISKGNVLVAERTDPDMVPGMRIASAIMADAGGDTSHAAITSRELGIPAVIGIKRPEKLRALDGHDVTVDGSRGKVYRG